In Capricornis sumatraensis isolate serow.1 chromosome 2, serow.2, whole genome shotgun sequence, the DNA window ggaccttagtcagcaaagtaatgtctctgcttttgaatatgctatctaggttgatcataacttttcttccaaagagtaagcgtcttttaatttcatggctgcaatcaccatctgcagtgattttggagcccccaaaaataaagtctgacactgtttccactgtttccccatctatttcccatgaagatatcctggaatgtgaagtcaagtgggccttaggaagcatcactactagtggaggtgatggaattccagttgagctatttcaaatcctgaaagatgatgctgtgaaagtacagtactcaatatgccagcaaattaggaaaactccgcagtggccacaggatggaaaaaggtcagttttcattccaatcccaaagaaaggcaatgccaaagaatgctcaaactaccacacaattgcactcatctcacacgctagtaaagtaatgctcaaaaatctccaagccaggcttcagcaatacgtgaaccgcgaacttccagatgttcaagctggttttagaaaaggcagaggaaccagagatcaaattgccaacatccgctggatcatcggaaaagcaagagagttccagaaaaacatctatttctggtttattgatcatgccaaagcctttgactatgtggaccacaataaactgtggaaaattcttcaagagatgggaataccagaccacctgacctgcctcttgagaaacctgtatgcaggtcaggaagcaacagttagaactggacatggaacaacagactggttccaaattgaaaaaggagtacttcaaggctgtatattgtcaccctgcttatttaacttatatgcagagtacatcatgagaaacgctgggctggaggaagcacaagctgggatcaagattgccgggagaaatatcaataacctcagatatgcagatgacttttgtcatacatacatacatatatatatattatagagagagaggagagagaaaaggagagggagagagagagagaagtaagaGCCTGGAacataataaatgcttgttgttaTTACTTTCCAAAAATATGCATGAAATTTAAATGTTCAAACACtctaaaagataaattatttttaagtttattaattATTACAAATTGATACACTGTtttgaaaaaatagagaaataagcaCATAACAAATAGCTCAAACATATCAAGAAAATATTAGACTATGACAAATTTGAACTCTGACTTTTATAAATGTCTTCTTCAGCTGCTAatctatttttacttattttatttatttacttatttaaaacaaTCAACAATAAGTGTTTCACTGAGCATCTATTACTATGCCTGGCACAATGCTAAATACTTTGAGCAAAAATATAAGAAGCATCTGACATGGTCCTTGTCTTTAGTGGTGTATAATCTAGCTATTTATGATCTATAGAGATACATTGAAAAAATTCTGGGACCTAATACCTTTAAGTAAAATTATCTTTGAACCCAATCACTTTGGAAGgttatatgattatttttaaaaaaatcctaaaatattttatgcatCTGTTCCTTTGGGATTGCCTTTGGAGTTATTATACAAATCACTCAAAAAAGGCAGACTCATTAATTTTAGTTTAGAATGCTGCTCTATCCTTCTGTACCTAGTTTAGTCACCTGAATTAATCACTGCGTTTGTTGCTCACTAACTTTgggttattttaaaatctcacatTCACTCTAACTGACACATTTTACTGTTCTTGATGCCCTTCCAAAGCATGTCCTACAGCACCACTGGACACTCAGTACCTGGAGGACGAGAAGCCTTTCTCATCAGCTTTGCATCTCGCGCAGCATCCAGCTCTTGCTTAAGCACAGCAGGACTGTAAAACAAATCCTATGCTCAGTTGTCAGCACATAAGCTGACACTTGTTCAACAGCTGGAGACATCAGGGTGGGCTGAGGATAGAGGCACGGAAGGGCTCCAGATGGGGCTTGAGGGGGATttcttcccattctgctgtttcaGTATTTTCTCTCATTACTCCTCAGGCATCTGGCTTtgacaatgaaggacagagaggtcTACCAGAAGCTGGCCACAGATTCTCCCAATACTCCCTTCTAGCCCTGTGTTTGAAAAGATATATAGTTAATCAATTAAAAGATTCACGTCTATTGTATAAGTccatatattatgtgtgtgtgtgtgtgtgtgtgtgtgtgtttgtaggcTAAATGCACCTAAGCTTGGTGGATGATCAGGCTAAAGTAGAATTTCAGTtttaacatatacacagaaaaCCTGTGCCCATATCCATTAACTTCAGGAGTCTTTCTATATTTCTATTCTCAATAACAATCACTGGGTTTCAAATCACCTTTCAGAAAAAGACAATGTGTTTGAATTTTACATGTTTCTGTGAATTTTATTCATCCAGAAATATCTATCAGGATCCTGCtaactctattcaatattttaaCATAATGACAAGTATATGaagccagtttttaaaattttaatcaatttacttttggctgttcggggtcttccctggtgtgtGGGGTTTTCTCTAATTGCCGTGAGCGGAGGCTGCTCCCTAGTTGCGGTatacgggcttctcactgcagggtcTTCTCTTGCtggggaacacaggctctagcGTGTGCAGGTTTCAGCGGCTTCAGTtctcgggctcagcagttgcggtctCCGGGCGCAGAGCGCAGGTTCAGTCGTCGCGGCGCCTGCCTTAATAGCTCTTAGGCACGTTCGGTTCTCCCTGACCacggactgaacctgcgtctccggcacgggcaggtggagtctttaccgctgagcccccggggaagcgCCTGAAGCCAGTTTTTCACATAACGAGACAAAGTAAAATTCTTCAGAAACTaactaaaaaaagaatacagattgCTCAGTATTTGTATcttgtttttagaaaaagaaagaacataagGTTCCTGGTCACAGACTTTTGtgttgaatatatttttacagtttttttcacTTTACCTATGAAACAACTAataaaccagtttttttttttggatgatgaAAATGTCAGAGGTCTATAGGTTTTTGGGTAATCGCAAATTTTTGTGAACATCAGTATGTTTGGGAGTTTAGGGTACAAGAAATGTCTGCCTTTAGTCTACAGAATAATGTTTTAAGTTGCTAATAAATTTCAAAGATCCTTGGACAATGTATATTAAAATAAGCCATTTTTCACTTATCTGAACTATTTTAATTATCATCAAAGTATGCTTTCCTCAccttttaattatatttctatttagtctttttttttttctatgcatgagacctttaaaaaaaatctttctggatAAATATCCATACATTTCAGAAGAAATATTTACCTAAATAATTTCTTGCCTACATCTACAATCTAAACATATTTGCATTCAGAAAATTGTCCCAGTTCAAAAATGAAGACTATTCTAAATCTCTTCCCCACTGAAATGGATAAAGtacaaaaatggattaaagacataataGCACTGATTAGAGAAGATGGCAGAGAAGATAGCTGGTTTATGAAAGATGGAAAAGGGATGGCATTGTTTGAcaggagaaaaagagggagagggagatgggaagaggaTAATTCAAAACCAAACAGTAATTTAAGGAGCCTCCCAGAAAAAATGTCTCCAACAATAAAGTGACTGATTGTAACAAACAGCATAATTTAGATACTGTAAAACCTTAGAGAAGAGGGAGGCCTGTTATTCTtctttcaaaaatagaaaagaaagttaaTTAGACTTTCCTGTAAAACCAAATGTTGTATAAAGGAAGTTGTAGTCCATCTATGatgtaaattaaaatatctgAATTTGGACTATGAATGAAATGTAAAAGGAAAGATTCAATTTGACCTCGATGCTTGGAACATTCTCCTACACAGGGCTCAGGTTCTGTGAAAtagatttatttctatttctcttggTTCTGTAATGAATAATGTTTAGAAAATCATGACATAGTACCAAGATATTAGTTTGGAAATTTGATTAGTGGCACAAGATACGGTAGAGATCAGATGTTAAAGCAAGACAGACATTGCAGAATTTTCAGAGTAGGTGGCTAAGAGCCAATCAGCTGACTCACTCATTGACTCAACACTGGAAAATCAGATCACAGAGACCAATGAGTTGGATACTTTGCTTGTGGTTAAATTGAGATTAGACCACACTCTTAAAGAGTTCGTCTCCATAAATGAAGGGTGAAAAGTCTTATAGCCAGTTTTGAGCCTAATAGGAGAGCGTGCGCCTAAAATCAGGCTCAAGAGAAACaccaagaaggaaaataagaCTCTCACAAATAGGGTGTATCTGTAGTTGACCTGTTGAGAAAGTCAGGATCTGAGGgtgaagcagagaaaaaaattttacagaaaaatgcAATGCCTGTGGCATGAGAAATAACAGAAGTTCCTGGTGGAAACCTCTGAAGAGCTGTAAATACACTCATAAGGACCTGCCAGGCCCAGGGAGCGTGGTCTTATAACAGTGTGCCCGTCAGGCAGTAGCAGTTTATTGCTTTTCCAGCCTCTCTCCTCACTCTTTGAATCTGAAGAGGTCAGAAACAGTGATCAGCAATatgggagaagggagggatggaagcacaagacagagaaagagaaagatcagATGAGCCATCCCAGTTttcctacattttaaaatcttctgcCAGAAAAAAGGAGAATTTTAAGCTTGAAACAAGTTCCAAGTTTTGATTTCACATGGAATTGAACACTTAATTACTGAATTGCTGTTGTGTTTTCTTACACTGTGTTTAGTTATAAACACTGATGATCTAAAAGGAACGGTATACCATAAAGAGGAGGAAAAACGGAAGGAAATAGAGGAAGTCAACTCTTATTTTACAGAGAATGGAATCAAGAGATACTGCCTCAtattaatggattaaaaaataggTGGTTAAATATGAAATTCCACCTTGTAAAGATAACTAAAAGAATAAGCAAAAATGTAACAAGGCAAAATTGGCCAAAGGAGAACAGGGAAAGTGGAAAGATGATCTGATTTAAATTTCTCAGCTTTCATAATTACCACTTAAAACTGACGAAACAGAAGTTAGAGGAACAAGACTTCAAAATATAAATGGCGAGTAGGTTATGCCTGGGATAGGATGGATGTCAGGAATGGAGTGGCTTTTACCCTTCATTTTATACATTTCTATACTTAGGAATTGTTATTACCATGTGCATGCCTAATGTTAATAATAAATGAGATTAGAGGAAAATagtaatgttaatttaaaaattcctacCTGGCTCTAATCCAGGGTTTGGTATGCGTATTGAGACCACTTCCCCAGCTGCCATGTTTTTCTGAAGCTGGTGGCAAAAATCCTCTCTCCGGGGTCAGCTCCTCTGCAATCGCTCTAATGTGATAGAGCTCAAACCCACAGCACCCGCCTCTGTACCTGACCCCCGGGCTGTAGGCTTCTCTGGTGTACTTTTGAATATCCCAGCTGGTTGCAACTCTGGGCTCCAGTGCTGTAATACAATAGACATGGTACTTCTGTTACCAcctctgttttcaatttttttttttttcaatgacaaAACTAAATTTTAGAGTATGAGTTCTTCGGATAGCTCATTTTTGGTTGACATTGTATGCCTTTTTCTTATGCAATCTCATATCATAAATCTGTATTGTATTATAGTTGTTCCTTACAGTCATTTCTATTTTGTCACAAGAAATCACAAGGTATCCAATACGTTCCCGAGCTCAGCAAAGGGATAGTCAGGGATATCCAGAAACCCTCTGTTGCCACAGTCAGGCATGtggaaccccagggactgcaccaTCAAGTGTTCTTTCAGCCctgcagcctggagggcttcctTCATGAGGCTCATCGTCTTCAGGCTGGTCCAGGGCCCAAATCAGCAGTTCACACCAACAACTGAAGCCCCTGCgcaaagaaatacatttatttacttgttttacagtttatttacttgttttacagtttatttgtttattttttaaaattgaactctagttgatttacaatgctgggttagtttcagatgtacagtgaagcgattcagttaaacatatatgctgctaagtcgcttcattcgtgtccgactctgtgcgaccccatagacagcagcccaccaggctcccccgtccctatatataaatatatatatatattttcagattctttttaattataggttattacaagatattgaatatagttccctgtcctatacggtagatccttgttgtttatctattttatatataggaatgtgtatctgttaaccccaaactcttaatttatctctccctACTTCctgttcccctttggtaactataagtttgttttctaagtctatgagtctttttctgtttggtaaataagttcatttgtattattttattagattcacctataagtgatatgatatgatatttgtctttctctgtctgacttcatttctgtagACTAACAACaaaacatcagaaagagaaattaaggaaacaatcccatttaccactgtatcaaaaagaataaaatacctaggaataaacctacttacctaaggaggcaaaagacctgtactctgaaaactataagacactgatgaaagaaaatgaacataacacagacaaatggaaagatatatagtgctcttggattggaagaatcaatattttaaaaatgatcatactacccaaggcaatgtacagattcaatgtaattcctatcaaattatgaATGGCATTTCCcccaaaactagaacaaataattttaacatttgtatgcaaacacagaagaccctgaatagccaaaacaatcttgagaaagaggaacagagctggaggaatcaagctcccTGACTTCTGTCGGTACCACAAACATACAGGTTGGTACAGTTTGTACCACGTACAGTttggtgaagtgaagttgctcagtcgtgtccaattctttgtgacctcatggactgtagcccgccaggctcctccctccatgggattctccaggcaagagtcctggagtgggttgcatttccttctccaggggatcttcccgagctggggatcgaaccccagcTCGGGaatggggtctcccacattccaggcagatgctttaacctctgggccaccagggaagcccctgtacaGTGCAgcttggtactggcacaaaaatagacccAGAAATCTTTTAATAGTTGGAAAGTGCCTTAGAAATTAGCTATCCCCCTCCACTTCTTAAGGTTTACTGATAAATCAATTCcaattaatgattttatttccaaACTGTTCTCCCAATCTTAAGAAACATTGTTAAATTTCATAAATAATAACTGAACTGTTTATCACATCGTGGGTCCACATTACCTGCCTTTACCAGCTTCACAGCACATTCTCCAGGTGTTACACCGTGCATGTCTCCCTCTGGGCCTATGCACACAGTGGCTGCCACAGGCTTTCCAGATTCTTTTAAGACTTCTACAGCCCACACAGCTTCTACAGCATGTTCAAAATACTAAGagaaatttaatgtttttctattGGTCCAAATAGAAAGCAGACTTTAAGTGGTAGACCATAAATGTTGCAAAAAACAGTCATAAAAATTACcaaatatatgtaataaaatgtGCTAAGAAATGTGTCTCTACCAGACTGactaaagaatattttttctgagtaaattttaattcttttaacaaTAACATATAGATTTTCATTCAGATATTATACCActaataaaaaaagattttaaagtaatTGAGTACTTAAAATTATGATTTTGAAGGAACAAAAGTTTTGCTTAtaaattttggactctttttttttaatgtaactagGGTGGTCTCTGAAGAATAGTGAATAGTTTTTTATGCTTTACACTTCAAAATACTCTTCTATTCACTTCTAGTTGGGTAGTCATATGCTCATGACcatgttcagtctctaagtcgtgtcctactctgtgtgaccccatggactgtagcccaccaggctcctctgttcagggattttccaggcaagagtactggagtgggttgccatttccttctccaggggatcttcctgacccaagaattgaaaccatgtctcctgtgtcacctgcattggcagaaggattctttaccaccgagccacctgggaagccctgttattCATAAGTGCTCCATAAAACAGGAATGGAAATATGATTATTTCCCCAGGTGAGAATATTAAGGCACAGAGAAGGGAGGGGTATCTATTGAGTGTCTTTGCTGATGGTGGAGAGGACACCTTGTGTCCACCTGTGTTGGTAAACCCAGGTCATTTACTGGGGTGCTTCTCCTGGACTTAAGGAACCCCCTTAAGTGCCACAGTTGAAGAGCTGATCTTAGTTTAAGTAGGTGGAGAAAAGCTAGCAGAAATCTCTGTGTTTCTTCCTTCTTGACTTAGATTCTGCAGTAGCAATGGAATCGCGCAAAGGAATCGTGGAGAAAGTCAAAAGAgaggcttttaaaaaacaaacttatgttcTCACCCATGTGCAGAACGTACAGGGTGGAGTTTGCCTTCATTTTTGTAGATGACTTTCCAGGTGCATTAGCCAGGCAAGGGTAGCCCTAAGCCTTAAGAAGGATGATGAAGCAAAGTTTCTCATAAATTCAGTAGGATGACTGGGGAACTAGCAGTTGGGAGGCTATTGTCTTTGTCAAGGGTAAAACCTGGGTTGAGACCTTGACTGGGGATCAGACAATAGCAATCATGATGGGAAATAGGGAGATGGGAGCAAGAGACTACTCCGGGACTTCATGTGTAGTCAGTGACAACTTTTATTGATTCTAACTTCAAAGTATTGCTCATGTGTTACAACTTTAGTGAAAGCGGAGAGATGAGGTGAGCAAGGCATGGACGGAGGTGGGCAAGTAAACTACTGCTTGGCCCTGAGTGTTACTAGGGGGCTTGGAGGAGCCCCGGCAGCTGCCTATCCTCTAGGTTTTGCTCCCCGACAGCGTcgactccccagcccccagctccttCTTGCCCTGCCTCTCCTGTAGGAGAAGATGTTCCCAGAATCCCTGTCCCCGTTCGCTTACCCTACATTGTAGGGTCCCCCAAGAGTCAGCTGCTACAACCACCCAGAATAAAACCAAAGGCTACATACAGGTAGGCCTCTCCTGTCTCTGTTCTTTGTCTTCACAGAGAATCTAGCACACAAGCGAGAGGATGTTGGCCTTGACCATAGCGCATATAAGCAAACCTTTGACCATGCACAGGGAGGGAATGAGGGCACAGGGCAGTCCCATACTCTTATGAAAGTTGAAGACTATGCAGTTATATCAAAATAGAGTTCATTTTTTCCCTATAACATTGGCTTACCTCTGCAATCAAGAAATCTACATTTTTCCTGGCAAAAGTCTCTAGCTGTAGTTGAAAAAGCTTTTTAATTCTAACTTCATCCTTGTGGTGTGCGTACAATGATGTCTGGCAGATCCCCCCTGCTACCAAAGCATCCCCTTTGTCAGCTACTTCTCTGGCGAGGTCACAGGCAGCGGTGTTTACAGCTTCCCACTGAAGTTAGAGAGCAAGAGTTCACATGGGGAGCCTGGCATTTGAAAGGTGGAATGTAATAAGTAACAAAGAGGGCAATGAGCAAGTGGCATGAGTACAAGTGACTGGTTTAACCTGCAATTCGAGAAGACCAGCAGAGTTGGGTACCATCTCCTGTACTCCCAATGAGCTTATATTTCCATTATTGTACTTACCACACTGGACCTTGGTGAATGCTCATttttggagaatcccgtggacagagaagcctggtgggctacagtccgttgggttgcaaggagtcagacacgactgagtgacttagcacacatgcatgtgcctCCCCACTGGGCTGTGAGCCACTTCAGAATAGAGTCTATGCCTTTGTATCGTCCCTGTATTTGGGACAGAGAATGGACTATAacaggtactcagtaaatgttggttggttgaatgaataaatgggcaTTAACGTTGCAAGTATTAATACTTTCCATTTGCAGAATATCTCGCAATATTTCCATATCCTTCACCTTATCTGTTTTCCCCAACAACCCAATGCATGCAAGCATCAGTTATCACATAGATAGTAGACGGCAAAGTTGGGTGTCAAACCCAATTCTCCTCATTCCTAGCCAGTGATGCTGTCTTTTCTAGAACCATCCTGTCTGCAgatgtcagaaaaaaaagaatgtgaaatgagaAGGTAAAGAGAGATCTGTAGTGTCCTTTCTCAACAAAAACATAGCACAGAGGATGGCCATGCCCTTCCAATAGTCTGTTTTCCCCCAGTCCCATCCCCTGCCCTTCCCCTagataaacagacaaaaaataattattttttacataAGTTTACATATGATGAATTACTTAATGAACATTCTATGTGGAAGAATTTGTAATAAAGCATAGTACCACATCAGGTCGGCTCTATGGATTCTCTTCAGGAGGTTATCTCTATTATAGGCGACCCCTCTTCCCACCCTGCCCCATCCCCAGCTGCCACGCTGTAGTCTACCTGGCTTTCCATATTGTCTTCACTGGCAGAAAAGGTGAAAGTCTGCATGACATCTGATCCTGCCCTCAAGAATTCCATGTGAAGCTGACAAACTGCAAAGgagttgtttttttattttccattgaaatttttaaaaagtaaaaaatcacAGAAACTCATTTTTAGCAGCAGCTCATCCACTCACATCTCTTTCAATCATACACACTTCCAAACCAAGTACTTATACAGAAATTGCAGACTTAGGTCAGTAGAATTCAGGGATGGGAAAAGGCAGAGTCCACACCAAACGGGGGCTGTTGAGAGTAACCTCATGTTGACCTGCCAATGGGCCTCTTGGCCTGGTGCAGTCACAGGCAGGCCGCAAGGCTGGGTTGGCCCACTGATCCTTGGCCTAAAGAGGGTCTATTCATTCGCCAATGTCAAGAAGGATGTAGCTGGTCTACTTATAGTCAGCAGTGGGAAGCCCTCCAAGTAGAATGAGGGAATTCTCACAGTGGGCAGAATGCAGATGGTAGAGCCCCCACCAAACGGGGTCAACTCGAGCAGCTGGGAGACGCGGCCAGAGAGCTTTCCTTGTCCATCAGACAGACATGCCTTCCTCTCGCTCTTCATCCCTCTCTCCCCCACTTCAATCTCCATCCTACTATTGCAGCACTTTCTTCCTGAGAGCGCAAAAAAGATCTTCTAAAATTAAGAATGAGTTCTTCTTGGGCCAGATGAAGTCTCCCTGCTAACACCAGAAAGACAGAACTTTGTCCTACCATCTAACTCTCTGAGTGTCTGATGGAACAGTAATTGTGGCCATTGGGCATTTCATGTGGGTTAACTCATGAGTCCTCACAAGCAGCCCATGCCATGCTCCCAtgtgacagatgaagaaactcatTCTCAGAGGTCAAATGACTTGTCCAGGGTCACTCCGCTGGTCAGTAAAACCCACATTTGTCTGATACACTCTGCATGTATGAAGAAAGGAGAACAAATCAAAAGTCCCATCACAGCTAGTATCCTGTTTCACCCATTTCTTCTTTGGCTGTATTTCCCACTTAAATTTAGGAAGCAAATACAAAAAAGAGCAAACTTTACAGGAATAAAAGTTT includes these proteins:
- the BHMT2 gene encoding LOW QUALITY PROTEIN: S-methylmethionine--homocysteine S-methyltransferase BHMT2 (The sequence of the model RefSeq protein was modified relative to this genomic sequence to represent the inferred CDS: substituted 1 base at 1 genomic stop codon); protein product: MAPIEGPRVKKGLLERLDSGEVAVGDGSYLLTLEKRGYVKAGLWTPEAVVEHPNAVCQLHMEFLRAGSDVMQTFTFSASEDNMESQWEAVNTAACDLAREVADKGDALVAGGICQTSLYAHHKDEVRIKKLFQLQLETFARKNVDFLIAEYFEHAVEAVWAVEVLKESGKPVAATVCIGPEGDMHGVTPGECAVKLVKAGASVVGVNCXFGPWTSLKTMSLMKEALQAAGLKEHLMVQSLGFHMPDCGNRGFLDIPDYPFALEPRVATSWDIQKYTREAYSPGVRYRGGCCGFELYHIRAIAEELTPERGFLPPASEKHGSWGSGLNTHTKPWIRARARREYWENLWPASGRPLCPSLSKPDA